The genome window TGCGCCTTATCATGCCGAGATCTGCCCCGCCGATCAGGAAGGCGGCGGCGAAATAGACCAGCATGGATATCGCAATCAGCAGTCCCAGCGTGCCGATCTTGGTCAGAAGCGGCGCACCGGAGGCGAGCCAGGGCGCAAAATATTGCTTGAGGAAGACGATGGCCGCGCCCATGACGGCCGCGGCGACGATCAGGAGGGCGGCGCGTTTTGCCAGCGCCCATTCCCATGTCAGATGGCCGCGGCGCAAAAGCGTGGTGAACAGCAGCACGGTGCTGATCCAGCCGGCAGTGGCTTCGGCAACGGCGATGCCGGGCGCGCCCATATAGGGGAAGAGCGTCAGCGCCGTGGCGCAGTTGGTGGCAACCGCGATCGCCGAAAAGCGCATCGGCGTCTTGGTGTCCTCGCGGGCGTAGAAACCCGGCTGCAGCGCCTTGATCAGCACGAAGGCCGGCAGGCCGATGCCGTAAATTGCCAGGATCGCGCCGACGACGGCGGTGTTTTCCTGATGGAAGGCGCCGCGCTCGTAGAGCACGCGGATGATCTCGTCGGAGAGGATCCAGAGCGCGAAGGCGGCGGGGATGGTCAGGAACAGCACGAATTCGATCGAGCGGTTCTGCAGGTTTCCGGCCTCGCGCAGGTTGCCGCCCTTGAGCGCCCGGGCAAGTTCCGGCAGCAGCACCACGCCGACGGCGACACCGACGACGCCGAGCGGCAGCTGATAGATGCGGTCGGCATATTGAAGTGCTGCGATCGCGCCGTCGCGCGACGAGGCGATCGCCTGGCCGATCAGCTGGTTAATCTGGGTGATGCCGCCCGTCACCGCAGCCGGCACCGCCAGAATCAGCAGCCGCTTGACGTTGGGCGTCATTTTCGGGAAGCGGAAACCGATGCTCATGCCGGCGGCAAGCACGCCGATATAGACGACGGCGAGCTGCAACACGCCGGCGGCAAGAACGCCCCAGGAGAGATACCAGGCCGTCGCCAGCGGATCGGCGCCGGTATAGAGCGCATAAAACAGCGCCCCGATCATCACCACGTTGAGGAAGACAGGCGCAATGGCGGCGGCGAAGAAATGATGCAGTGAATTCAGCATGCCGCTCATCATCGCCGTCAGCGACATGCACATCAGATAGGGAAACATCACCGCCGCCATGCGGATGGTGATCGAGAACTTGTCGGGATCGTCGGCAAAGCCCGGCGCGATGACGAAGCGCACCAAGAGCGGCATGGCAAGCTCCATCACGATGGTGATGAGCAGCAGCACCGAAAACAACACGCCGAAGACCTCTTCCGAAAAGCGCTTGGCGCCTTCCGTGCCGTTCGCCTCGATCTCCTTGGCAAAGAGCGGCACGAAGGCGGCGTTGAAGGCGCCTTCGGCAAACAGCCGGCGGAACAGGTTCGGAAAGCGGAAGGCGGCGTAGAAGACGTCGGCCATCGGCCCGGTGCCCAGCGCCGCCGCCATCAGCGTTTCGCGGGCGAAGCCGAAGATGCGGCTGCCGAGGGTGGCGCCGCCGACGGTGGCGAATTTCTTGACGAGGCTCATGCGTGGGGGCTCATGCTTGGGGACTCATGCGGAGGAATCGGCTTTCTTTTCGGCTGACGGCGATGTCCGGGCTGTGGCGGCCGGCGCGATGATGCCGGAGGGCATGCGCTCGCGCAGTTCGTCCTCCTCCTCGGCCATGACGGCTTTCATCCGGGCGGTGATGTTGGCGCGCTTGCTGTCGCCTGATATTTTCTGGCCGACCAGATCGGTGACGTAGAAGGTATCGATCACCTTCTCGCCGAAGGTGGTGATGCGGGCCGACTGGATGTCGAGCGACAGATCGGAGAGCACGGCGGTGATCTCCGACAGCAGCCCCGGCCGGTCGAGGCATTCGACCTCGATGACGGTGAACTTGTTCGACAGGCTGTTGGTGATGTTGACTGACGGCGGAATGACGAAGGCCTTGCTTTTCTTGCGATTGCGCGCCCGTGTGGCGATGACCTCGGGCAGCCGCTTGCGGCCGGACAGCACGTCCTCGATCATCCGGCCGATCGTCGCGGCCCGGCGCAGCTCGTCGGCATCGTCGGTAAATTCGCGGCTGACATGGATGGTGTCGAGCGCCCGCCCGTCCGACGTGGTGAAGATCTGCGCGTCGACGATGTTGGCCCCGGCCGCCGCACAGGCGCCGGCGATGACGGCAAGCAGGCGCGGATGGTCGGGCGACAGCACGGTGATCTCGGTGATTGCGTGGAAACTGTCGGTGCGTACCGTCGTGGCAAGCGCCTGGCCGGCTCTGTCGGCCTGACGGATGAAATCGGCGTGGCGGATCTGGTCTTCCAGCGGCACGGACAGCAGATAGGGCTGGTAGTGCAGTCTGGTATAGGTATTTCGGTCCTTCTGGCTCCAGTCCGAAAGTGCCGCACGCAGCGCCTCGGCGGCGGCATTGGCGCGCTCCTTGCGGGAGACTTCCGAAAAGCCGCCGGCAAGCAGCAGCTCGGTTTCGTAGTAGAGCGTGCGCAGGAGCTGGCCCTTCCAGCCGTTCCACACGCCCGGGCCGACGGCGCGGATATCGCAGATGGTCAGGATCAGCAGCATCTTCAGCCGTTCGAGCGACTGCACCCGGTCGGCAAAATCGGTGATCGTCTTGCGGTCGGTGAGGTCGCGGGTCTGCGCCACCATCGACATGGTCAGATGTTCCTCGATCAGCCAGACGACGATCTCCGTCTGCTTCTGCGACAGGCCGAAGCGGGCGCAGAGCTTGCGGGCGACGCGGGCGCCGGCGATCGAATGATCCTCCTGGCGGCCCTTGGCGATGTCGTGCAGAAGAACCGCGACATAAAGCGCCTCGCGATCCTCGATGCCTGAGATCAGCTTGTTGGCAAGCGGATGCAGCTCCTCGGCGCGCCCCTTGTCGATCTCGGAGAGAATGTCGACGGTGCGGATCAGATGTTCGTCGACCGTATAGTGGTGATACATGTTGAACTGCATCATCGCGACGATCTTGCCGAATTCGGGGATGAAGCGGCCAAGCACGCCGGCCTCGTTCATCCGGCGCAGGATCAGCGCGGGATCCCGCTTCGACGTCAGGATCGACATGAACAGCCGGTTCGCCTCGTCGTTTTCCCTGAGGCTGTTGTCGATCAGCGCAAGTGACCGGGTGACGCGTTTCAGCGCGTCCGGATGGAATTCCAGCCCGTTGATGTCGGCGACGTGGAAGAGCCGGAGGATGCTGACCGGATCGCGCTTGAAGACATCAGCGTCGGCGAGCGCGATGCGGCCGCGGTCCTCGACGAATTCGACGCTGCCGGCGATCTTGCGGTTGCGGTGGGTGAAGCGGCTGATGACGCCGGTAAGCCCCGGGATCGACTTCGCCTGCTGGTCTTCGAGCGCGGCGCAGAGGATGCGCGTGAGATCGCCGACATCCTTGGCGACGAGGAAATAGTGCTTCATGAAGCGCTCGACAGCCGAAAGGCCCGGGCGGGTGTGATAGCCGAAGGCTTCGGCGATCTCGCGCTGGATGTCGAAGGACAGGCGCTCCTCGGCCTTGCCGGTGAGGAAGTGCATATGGCAGCGCACCGCCCAGAGAAAATCGTCGGCCTTCTCCAGCAGGCGGTATTCGTGCTTGGACAGCACACCGAGCTTGACCAGCTCCGCCTGGTCGCGCACGTGATAATAATATTTCGAGATCCAGAACAGCGTGTGCAGGTCGCGAAGCCCGCCCTTGCCTTCCTTGACATTCGGCTCGACGAGATAGCGCGTGTCGCCCGCCTTGCGGTGGCGCTCGTCACGCTCGGCAAGCTTGGCGGCGATGAATTCCGGGCCGGTACCGGTGACGATTTCCTTGTCGAAGCGGGTCTCGAGCTGGGTTTCCAATTGCTGCAGGCCGCAGATGTAGCGCATCTCCAGGATGGCGGTGCGGATCGTCATGTCGGATTTGGAAAGCGCGATGCATTCCTCCACCGTGCGGGTGGCGTGGCCGACCTTGAAGCCCATGTCCCAGAGCACGTAGAGCATGAATTCGACCGCCTTGTGCGTCTCTTCCGCCGGCCGCGGCAGGAAGAGGAAGAGCAGGTCGATATCGGAGCCCGGCGCCAGCGTGTCGCGGCCGTAGCCGCCGACGGCGGTGACCGCGAACTTGTCCTTCTGCTGCGGAAAGATATGGGCGGTGGCGAATTTATAGAGGACAGTGATGATCTGGTCCTGTAGCCAGGAAATCCGGTAGGCGCAATTGAGCCCGCCGCCATCGGCCATGAGGGCGGCGCGCGCCTTCTGCCGGCCTTCCGTGCTCGCCTTTTTCAGCACCGCCAGAAGATCGGCGCGCAGGACGTCCGGGCGGTTGCGGTTGGCCTCGGCAACGGCATCGCACTGCTTCTGCAGGAGCTCGACATCGAGGATATGGGAGAAATCGAGGTCGCGCATCGCTGTCGCCGGGGCGGTTTCCTGTTCATGCCGGACGGCCGGTTCACGGCCTGCCGCTTGTTTCGTCTGCATGCGCTATAGCCCCTTTGCCCGGCGATTGACACGGGCTTTCATACTGCAAGAACCTTTAAATTTGGCGAAATGGTGTTGGTTCGCGGCAAGAGGCGAGGGCGCTTTGACGCAACCGCAGGGCTTTTCCGGAAATCTTCAGCCGGCGGCCCGCGCGTTCAGCAAATACAGCACCTGCCGTGTCTCGCTCATGATCTCTTCAAGCGACTGCCTGTCGCATTCGCGATAGCCCGCCTTGGCGATCGACGTTGCGAGCTCCGAGATCGCAGCGCAACAGCGGGTGATTTTCAGCATGCCGATCGGTGAGGTCCAGCCGCGTGCATTGCGGTCCTTATCGGCGCGCCGCATCGTGTCGAGCATGGAGCAGATGAGCGACAGACGCTCGGTTTCGCGAACCAGCTTTTCCATGAACATGGCGCGCAGCTCCTATTTCAGTTTCTTCTTGAGGTCGTAAAGCGCGTCCATTGCCTCGCGCGGCGTCATGTCGTCAAGGCTCATCGCCTTCAGCGCCTCTTCGACCTTGGACGGGCCGCGGGCGGTGTCCTCGCGGCGCACCGCCACCTGGAATAGCGGCAGGTCGTCGATCAACTGGCTCGCCGGATTCTTGCGGTCGGCATCCTCCAGGCGGGTGAGCACGTCGCGGGCCCGTGTCACGACCGAGGCCGGAAGCCCGGCAAGGCGCGCGACCTGGATGCCGTAGGAGCGGTCCGCCGCACCCGGACCGACCTCGTGCAGGAAGATGACGTCGCCGTCCCATTCCTTAACGCGCATCGTGGCGTTCGATAGCCGGCCAAGCTTTTCCGAAAGCACGGTCAGTTCATGGAAATGCGTGGCGAAGAGGCCGCGGCAGCGGTTCGCCTCATGCAGGTGTTCGACGGAGGCCCAGGCGATTGATAGGCCGTCGAAGGTGGCGGTACCGCGGCCGATCTCGTCGAGAATGACGAGCGAACGGTCGCTCGCCTGATTGAGGATCGCAGCGGTTTCGACCATCTCGACCATGAAGGTGGAGCGCCCGCGCGCCAGATCGTCGGACGCGCCGACGCGCGAGAAAAGCCGGTCGACGATGCCGATATGGGCCGATGTCGCCGGCACGAAGGAGCCCATCTGCGCCAGGATCGATATCAGCGCGTTCTGCCGCAGGAAGGTCGACTTGCCGCCCATGTTCGGCCCGGTCAAGAGCCAGATCGCGCCGTCCTTGTCGCCGGTTTTCGGCGAGAGATCGCAATTGTTGGCGACGAAGGGGCCGCCCGCCTGCCGCCGCAGCGCCTGCTCGACGACCGGATGGCGCCCGCCTTCGATCGCAAACATCTTCGAGCCGTCGACCTGCGGCCGGCAATAGGCCTGCTCTTCGGCGAGAAGCGCGAGGCTTGCTGCGACATCGATGACGGCAAGCGCCCGGGCGCCCGTTTTGATCGCTTCGGCTTCCGCAACCACGGCCGCCGTCATCCTGTCGAAGGCGGCAAGCTCGATCGTCAGCGCCCGGTCGGCGGCGTTGGCGATGCGGCTTTCGAGATCGGCAAGTTCGGTGGTGGTGAAGCGCATCGCGCTCGCCATCGTCTGGCGGTGGATGAAACGCGCCTTCGCTTCCGCCGTGTCCGTCATCGGCGAGGCATTGCCGGCGGTCACCTCGATGAAATAGCCGAGGATGTTGTTGTGCTTGATCTTCAGCGACCGGATGCCGGTCTCCTCGGCATATTGCAGTTGCAGCCCGGCAATGACCCGGCGCGACTGATCACGCAGCGCCCGGACCTCGTCGAGTTCGGCACTGGCGCCGTCGCGGAGAAAACCGCCATCGCGCTTTAACAGCGGCAATTCGTCGGCGAGCGTCTCGGCCAGCAGCTTTTCCAGGCCCGCGGGAAGGGCCTGCAGTCCTGATAGTGCCTGGCCGAGCTCTTCCGGCAGCATCGCGCTTGCGAGCAGATCCGCAAGTCCCGCCGCTGCTTCCAGGCCCTGGCGGATCACCCAGAGATCGCGCGGGCCACCGCGGTCGAGCGCGAGGCGGGATAGGGCGCGCGGCATATCGGGAACATGTTTCAGCGTGTCGCGCAGACTGCCGCAGAGCAGGGGTTCGTCGATCAGGAAGCCGATCGAATCGAGCCGGGCATTGATGCGGGCCGGGTCGGTCAGCGGCGACATCAGCCGCTCGGCGAGAAGCCGCGCCCCACCGCCGGTGATGGTGCGGTCGATCGCCTTCAGCAGCGAACCGTTGCGGTCACCCGACAGCGTGCGCGCCAATTCCAGATTGGCGCGGGTGGCCGGGTCGATGAACAGCGTCGACGCCGCACTTTCCCGCTCCGGCTTGCCAAGCGGCGGCCGCTCGGCGATCTGCGTCTTTTCGACATAGGCGACGGCAGCGGCAGCTGCTGCCAGCTCGGCACGCGAGAAGGTGCCGAAGCCGTCGAGCGTCGCGACGCCGAAATAACGGGCGATCCGGCCTTCCGCACTGGCGCTGTCGAAGAGCACGGCAGGCTGCGGCACCGCGGTGCGGCCAAGCACGTCGAAGACCGGCTTGAGCTCGGGATCGTGGAAGATCGTGTCGGGCAGGATGAGCTCGCGCGGATCGATGCGCAGGATATCGGCAAGCAGCCGCGAGACTTCGGTCTCGGCAAGCCGGAAGACGCCGGTGGAAATATCGATCCAGGCCAGCGCCAGCAAGGGTTCGGCCCCGCCGCGAATGCGGGTCAGCGCCATCAGATAGTTGGATTCCGAGGGCGAAAGCAGCTTTTCCTCGGTAATCGTCCCTGGAGTGACCAGGCGGACGACGTCGCGCTTGACGACGGATTTGCCGCCGCGTTTCTTCGCCTCGGCCGGATCCTCGATCTGCTCGCAGACGGCGACGCGGAAACCCAGTGAAATCAGCTTTTGCAGATAATCGTCGGAAGCATGCACCGGAACGCCGCACATCGGGATATCCTGGCCCATGTGCTGGCCGCGCTTCGTCAGCGTGATGCCGAGCGCGCGCGAGGCTTCCAGCGCATCTTCGAAGAACAGCTCGTAGAAATCGCCCATGCGATAGAAGAGCAGCGAACCCGGATTGTTCGCCTTGATCTCGATATATTGCTCCATCATCGGCGTCGCCGAGGCACGGCTTTCCGCCGTGGCAAGCTCGGCAGCCGAAAAGGCTTCGTTCTCTGTGTCTATTCGTGCGTTCACGGAGCTGCAGTTTTTCCCAAAAAAACAGGTGCCAACCCTATCCGCGCGCCGCTATAGATGACAACAGCATTTGAGGAAGAGCAAAGCGTCGCCCACAGGACGTTGGAGGATTTATGCCCGATATCGATAAGAAGGACCGGCCGGCGACATCAGTTACCGACCAGGAGGCGCTTGAATTTCATGCCATGGGCCGGCCCGGCAAGCTGGAAATCAACCCGACCAAGCCGATGGCGACGCAGCGCGACCTCTCGCTGGCCTATTCGCCGGGTGTCGCCGTTCCGGTCAAGGCGATCGCCGCCGATCCGCAGACGG of Rhizobium sp. BT04 contains these proteins:
- the murJ gene encoding murein biosynthesis integral membrane protein MurJ codes for the protein MSLVKKFATVGGATLGSRIFGFARETLMAAALGTGPMADVFYAAFRFPNLFRRLFAEGAFNAAFVPLFAKEIEANGTEGAKRFSEEVFGVLFSVLLLITIVMELAMPLLVRFVIAPGFADDPDKFSITIRMAAVMFPYLMCMSLTAMMSGMLNSLHHFFAAAIAPVFLNVVMIGALFYALYTGADPLATAWYLSWGVLAAGVLQLAVVYIGVLAAGMSIGFRFPKMTPNVKRLLILAVPAAVTGGITQINQLIGQAIASSRDGAIAALQYADRIYQLPLGVVGVAVGVVLLPELARALKGGNLREAGNLQNRSIEFVLFLTIPAAFALWILSDEIIRVLYERGAFHQENTAVVGAILAIYGIGLPAFVLIKALQPGFYAREDTKTPMRFSAIAVATNCATALTLFPYMGAPGIAVAEATAGWISTVLLFTTLLRRGHLTWEWALAKRAALLIVAAAVMGAAIVFLKQYFAPWLASGAPLLTKIGTLGLLIAISMLVYFAAAFLIGGADLGMIRRNLNRKPVPAKDA
- a CDS encoding [protein-PII] uridylyltransferase, which gives rise to MQTKQAAGREPAVRHEQETAPATAMRDLDFSHILDVELLQKQCDAVAEANRNRPDVLRADLLAVLKKASTEGRQKARAALMADGGGLNCAYRISWLQDQIITVLYKFATAHIFPQQKDKFAVTAVGGYGRDTLAPGSDIDLLFLFLPRPAEETHKAVEFMLYVLWDMGFKVGHATRTVEECIALSKSDMTIRTAILEMRYICGLQQLETQLETRFDKEIVTGTGPEFIAAKLAERDERHRKAGDTRYLVEPNVKEGKGGLRDLHTLFWISKYYYHVRDQAELVKLGVLSKHEYRLLEKADDFLWAVRCHMHFLTGKAEERLSFDIQREIAEAFGYHTRPGLSAVERFMKHYFLVAKDVGDLTRILCAALEDQQAKSIPGLTGVISRFTHRNRKIAGSVEFVEDRGRIALADADVFKRDPVSILRLFHVADINGLEFHPDALKRVTRSLALIDNSLRENDEANRLFMSILTSKRDPALILRRMNEAGVLGRFIPEFGKIVAMMQFNMYHHYTVDEHLIRTVDILSEIDKGRAEELHPLANKLISGIEDREALYVAVLLHDIAKGRQEDHSIAGARVARKLCARFGLSQKQTEIVVWLIEEHLTMSMVAQTRDLTDRKTITDFADRVQSLERLKMLLILTICDIRAVGPGVWNGWKGQLLRTLYYETELLLAGGFSEVSRKERANAAAEALRAALSDWSQKDRNTYTRLHYQPYLLSVPLEDQIRHADFIRQADRAGQALATTVRTDSFHAITEITVLSPDHPRLLAVIAGACAAAGANIVDAQIFTTSDGRALDTIHVSREFTDDADELRRAATIGRMIEDVLSGRKRLPEVIATRARNRKKSKAFVIPPSVNITNSLSNKFTVIEVECLDRPGLLSEITAVLSDLSLDIQSARITTFGEKVIDTFYVTDLVGQKISGDSKRANITARMKAVMAEEEDELRERMPSGIIAPAATARTSPSAEKKADSSA
- the mutS gene encoding DNA mismatch repair protein MutS, with the protein product MNARIDTENEAFSAAELATAESRASATPMMEQYIEIKANNPGSLLFYRMGDFYELFFEDALEASRALGITLTKRGQHMGQDIPMCGVPVHASDDYLQKLISLGFRVAVCEQIEDPAEAKKRGGKSVVKRDVVRLVTPGTITEEKLLSPSESNYLMALTRIRGGAEPLLALAWIDISTGVFRLAETEVSRLLADILRIDPRELILPDTIFHDPELKPVFDVLGRTAVPQPAVLFDSASAEGRIARYFGVATLDGFGTFSRAELAAAAAAVAYVEKTQIAERPPLGKPERESAASTLFIDPATRANLELARTLSGDRNGSLLKAIDRTITGGGARLLAERLMSPLTDPARINARLDSIGFLIDEPLLCGSLRDTLKHVPDMPRALSRLALDRGGPRDLWVIRQGLEAAAGLADLLASAMLPEELGQALSGLQALPAGLEKLLAETLADELPLLKRDGGFLRDGASAELDEVRALRDQSRRVIAGLQLQYAEETGIRSLKIKHNNILGYFIEVTAGNASPMTDTAEAKARFIHRQTMASAMRFTTTELADLESRIANAADRALTIELAAFDRMTAAVVAEAEAIKTGARALAVIDVAASLALLAEEQAYCRPQVDGSKMFAIEGGRHPVVEQALRRQAGGPFVANNCDLSPKTGDKDGAIWLLTGPNMGGKSTFLRQNALISILAQMGSFVPATSAHIGIVDRLFSRVGASDDLARGRSTFMVEMVETAAILNQASDRSLVILDEIGRGTATFDGLSIAWASVEHLHEANRCRGLFATHFHELTVLSEKLGRLSNATMRVKEWDGDVIFLHEVGPGAADRSYGIQVARLAGLPASVVTRARDVLTRLEDADRKNPASQLIDDLPLFQVAVRREDTARGPSKVEEALKAMSLDDMTPREAMDALYDLKKKLK